The proteins below come from a single Gimesia alba genomic window:
- a CDS encoding ZIP family metal transporter: protein MSGVLEVIVLTTLAGSTIPIGGFLAKIERIHPRWLEEEFRHSIIAFGGGVLLAAVALVLVPVGIEELNPLIASAAILCGGVCFMIIDRILATHQNSASQLIAMLLDFVPESLALGATFANGGSVGMLLAILIGLQNLPEGFNAYRELRSSVTMKKHMILPGFCLLVLLGPLSGLIGYYLLSRVPQMVGLTMLFAAGGILYLTFQDIAPQAKLERRWAPALGAVLGFVFGLIAQMVVA from the coding sequence TTGTCGGGCGTACTCGAAGTCATTGTGCTGACGACTCTGGCAGGAAGCACCATTCCCATCGGTGGGTTCCTTGCGAAAATCGAACGGATTCATCCGCGCTGGCTCGAAGAAGAATTTCGGCACTCCATCATTGCCTTTGGAGGTGGCGTATTGCTGGCCGCGGTCGCCCTGGTACTGGTTCCGGTGGGGATTGAAGAATTAAATCCACTCATTGCATCCGCAGCCATTCTCTGTGGCGGCGTCTGCTTTATGATCATTGATCGGATTCTGGCAACGCACCAGAATTCCGCTTCGCAGTTGATCGCCATGCTGCTGGACTTCGTGCCGGAATCGCTGGCACTGGGAGCCACGTTTGCAAATGGAGGCTCAGTGGGGATGTTGCTCGCTATTTTAATCGGCCTGCAGAATTTGCCGGAAGGTTTTAACGCCTACCGAGAATTAAGAAGCTCGGTCACTATGAAGAAACACATGATCCTGCCGGGGTTTTGCCTGCTGGTCCTGCTGGGTCCGCTCTCTGGTCTCATTGGATATTATTTATTGTCGCGGGTGCCCCAAATGGTCGGGCTAACGATGCTGTTCGCAGCAGGCGGAATTCTTTACCTGACATTTCAGGACATCGCCCCCCAGGCCAAACTGGAACGTCGCTGGGCTCCTGCATTAGGAGCTGTACTCGGATTTGTCTTCGGATTGATTGCGCAGATGGTGGTCGCCTGA
- a CDS encoding heavy metal translocating P-type ATPase produces MIAAHLILRFAFVTSETVQNFPLWAVLALGGTPLVWGLLVKMFHREFGSDLLAGISIVVSILLDEYLAGSLVVLMLSGGEALEAYAVRSASSVLQALSKRMPSIAHRKIDSRIEDVALDQIAVNDTLVIFPHEICPIDGTVLEGHGVMDESYLTGEPYMMSKTPGSQVLSGAINGESALTIRAEKLAVDSRYAKIMEVMQTSEQHRPRMRRMADKLGAWYTPLAVLIGLIAWIISGDPVRFLAVMVVATPCPLLIAIPVAIIGSISLAARRAIIVRDPTALETADTCRTIIFDKTGTLTYGEPHLTEQIYANGFQLEEVLSLVGSIERFSKHPLAQAILSAVQAEKTITHEATEISEPPGQGLQGIVNGHSIQITSRKKLLKQQPEVESQLPEQAGGLECLILIDDQYAGTYRFRDTPRTDGLSFITHLSPQHQIQRTMLVSGDRESEVRYLADQVGIENVFFSQSPEQKLEIVNEETAQTNTIFVGDGINDAPALIAASVGVAFGQNSDVTTEAADVIVMDSSLQKIDEFLHISRRMRHIALQSAIGGMGLSMLGMLLAAAGYLPPVAGALTQEVIDVLAVLNALRVALPPKALIDFTPGSTV; encoded by the coding sequence ATGATCGCCGCGCATCTGATCTTGCGTTTTGCATTCGTGACCTCAGAAACAGTGCAGAATTTCCCGCTCTGGGCTGTCTTAGCTTTGGGGGGGACGCCGCTGGTCTGGGGGCTGCTGGTCAAAATGTTTCACCGGGAATTCGGCTCGGATCTCTTGGCCGGCATTTCCATCGTCGTCTCGATTCTACTCGATGAATATCTGGCGGGATCGCTGGTCGTGTTAATGCTTTCCGGCGGTGAAGCGCTGGAAGCCTACGCCGTCCGCAGCGCTTCCTCGGTGCTACAGGCATTAAGTAAACGCATGCCTTCAATCGCCCATCGCAAGATCGATTCGCGCATCGAGGATGTTGCCCTGGATCAGATCGCCGTTAACGATACGCTTGTGATATTTCCTCACGAGATCTGTCCCATCGATGGAACTGTGCTGGAAGGTCATGGCGTGATGGATGAATCATATCTGACGGGTGAGCCTTATATGATGTCCAAGACGCCCGGCTCTCAGGTACTTTCGGGAGCGATAAACGGCGAGTCGGCTTTAACAATCCGTGCAGAGAAACTGGCCGTTGATTCGCGCTACGCCAAAATCATGGAGGTCATGCAGACATCGGAACAACATCGCCCCCGCATGCGACGGATGGCAGACAAACTGGGCGCCTGGTACACGCCGCTTGCTGTTTTAATCGGACTCATCGCCTGGATCATCTCGGGAGATCCTGTCCGTTTTCTGGCGGTGATGGTGGTCGCGACCCCCTGCCCGCTCTTAATTGCAATCCCGGTAGCCATCATTGGCTCCATCTCTCTGGCCGCCCGTAGAGCGATCATTGTTCGTGACCCGACCGCACTGGAAACCGCGGACACCTGCCGCACAATCATCTTCGATAAGACAGGTACGCTGACGTATGGAGAGCCGCATCTCACCGAACAAATCTATGCCAACGGCTTCCAGCTGGAAGAAGTTCTCTCGCTCGTCGGCAGTATTGAACGATTTTCCAAACACCCGCTGGCACAGGCCATTCTGAGTGCAGTGCAGGCAGAGAAAACCATCACGCACGAAGCCACCGAAATCAGCGAGCCGCCCGGGCAAGGTCTTCAGGGAATCGTCAATGGACATTCCATTCAGATTACCAGCCGCAAGAAACTTCTCAAACAGCAGCCGGAAGTCGAAAGCCAACTCCCCGAACAGGCGGGTGGCCTGGAATGTCTGATCCTGATTGACGATCAATACGCGGGCACATATCGTTTTCGGGATACGCCACGCACGGATGGTCTCTCTTTCATCACACATCTCTCACCACAACACCAGATTCAACGTACGATGCTGGTCTCCGGCGATCGAGAATCGGAAGTAAGGTACCTCGCCGATCAGGTTGGCATCGAAAATGTGTTCTTCAGCCAGAGTCCCGAACAAAAACTGGAAATCGTCAATGAAGAAACGGCGCAGACCAACACGATCTTTGTCGGTGATGGAATCAACGACGCGCCTGCTCTCATCGCGGCGAGCGTGGGGGTTGCTTTCGGCCAAAACAGCGATGTCACTACGGAAGCAGCCGACGTGATTGTGATGGATAGCTCGCTGCAAAAAATTGACGAATTTCTGCACATCAGCCGTCGCATGCGACACATCGCTCTGCAAAGTGCGATCGGCGGCATGGGCTTGAGCATGCTGGGAATGCTACTCGCTGCCGCGGGATATTTGCCCCCAGTCGCCGGGGCGCTGACTCAGGAAGTGATTGACGTTCTGGCCGTGCTGAATGCGTTACGAGTCGCACTCCCTCCCAAAGCGTTGATTGACTTCACACCGGGTTCAACGGTTTGA
- a CDS encoding cytochrome-c peroxidase yields MNVLKHGRSTLLLKLSIACGVVFATVQTQAVSHAAEKNASAKKTNKVLLGTPELTSGIPGKGPLTKKEIKEWLSQPENHEILEVTLPLGLSAGAAQMVGLKENPLTRAKVELGRQLYFDTRLSSDNTISCASCHHPDEGYGRHTQFGIGVRDQEGGRNSPISYNRILSGPQFWDGRAATLEEQAVGPIANPIEMANTHEAAVKTLKGIPGYQMQFKKIFKDGITIDNVGKAIAAFERTLVTGPSPFDYQEKLKPFLKMDKEDLEDLEDVYQPILAQTKKHPMSKSALRGMDLFFSEKVNCAACHVGPNMTDEKYHNLGVGMDAKKPDLGRYEVTKQEKDKGAFKTPTIRNVEFSAPYMHDGSQKTLEEVVEHYNKGGTPNPYLSEKVKKLNLSDQDKKDLVAFMKACSGPFPKVETGRLPQ; encoded by the coding sequence ATGAACGTATTGAAACATGGCCGAAGCACACTGCTTCTGAAACTCAGTATCGCGTGTGGAGTTGTGTTCGCGACCGTCCAGACTCAAGCGGTTTCTCACGCTGCCGAGAAGAATGCTTCCGCGAAAAAAACGAACAAAGTACTGTTGGGTACCCCCGAGCTGACTTCCGGTATTCCCGGTAAAGGGCCGCTCACAAAAAAAGAAATCAAGGAATGGCTCAGCCAGCCCGAGAATCATGAGATCCTGGAAGTGACGCTCCCGCTCGGCTTGAGTGCCGGCGCCGCACAGATGGTAGGACTCAAAGAGAATCCCCTCACCCGCGCCAAAGTCGAACTGGGCCGCCAGCTTTATTTTGATACGCGACTCTCCTCTGACAATACCATCAGTTGTGCCAGTTGCCACCATCCCGATGAAGGTTACGGACGACATACACAGTTTGGTATCGGTGTACGAGATCAGGAAGGAGGCCGCAACTCTCCCATCAGCTATAACCGCATTTTAAGTGGCCCTCAGTTCTGGGATGGCCGTGCCGCCACGCTGGAAGAACAGGCAGTCGGCCCAATTGCCAATCCCATCGAAATGGCCAACACACACGAAGCTGCCGTGAAAACGCTCAAAGGGATTCCCGGCTATCAGATGCAGTTCAAGAAAATTTTCAAAGACGGCATCACCATTGATAATGTCGGTAAAGCAATTGCTGCCTTCGAGCGCACGCTCGTCACGGGACCTTCGCCGTTTGACTATCAGGAAAAATTGAAACCATTCCTGAAAATGGACAAAGAAGACCTCGAAGATCTAGAGGACGTTTATCAGCCAATTCTGGCACAGACCAAAAAACATCCGATGTCAAAAAGTGCTCTGCGTGGTATGGATTTATTCTTCAGTGAAAAAGTCAACTGTGCTGCCTGTCACGTAGGTCCGAATATGACGGACGAAAAATACCATAACCTCGGCGTTGGAATGGATGCGAAAAAGCCGGATCTCGGTCGCTATGAAGTCACCAAACAGGAAAAAGATAAAGGTGCATTCAAGACCCCCACGATCCGCAATGTGGAATTCAGCGCCCCTTACATGCACGATGGTTCTCAGAAAACACTTGAAGAAGTCGTCGAACACTACAACAAAGGGGGGACGCCGAACCCTTACCTGAGCGAAAAAGTGAAAAAACTGAATCTTTCCGATCAGGATAAAAAAGATCTGGTGGCATTCATGAAAGCCTGCTCGGGTCCCTTCCCGAAAGTAGAAACCGGACGACTGCCTCAATAG
- a CDS encoding ABC transporter ATP-binding protein: MSTNPLSSRQQFEQYKAEFHEKHGPEPGKKSTKRERSSWELVRSFLGLLKIHRRSMILALLTLTIATLLALIPPIATKFVVDNVLDKKPLPASLPEWIPHEPWPLLVSITIAVIVISMIRVALQIWGRWHATRVTKMIQMKVRKAVFAQAVRLPLHRVQELKSGGATSILREDAGSVGELVFGMLYNPCRAIIQLLGSLIILAWVDWRLLLGAIFLGPMVYLTHRTWISRIRPQHRRIRAQRAAVDAQATESFGGMRVVRAFGRQRSETSRVLRSNHLMGRQELYAWWWSRLIEIAWETLIPIASACLLLYGGWQVLQGELTLGELVMFLAYLLMLLGPLAVLAQSAAQFQNSLSGFDRVLDLLDEPREMESSTAKNISKSEITGRITFENVGFQYPGSEQFALEEVSLDVDPGETIALVGPSGAGKTTFCNLVARFYDPTSGRVLLDGRDLRELDVESYRNHIGVVEQDVFLFDGSVAENIGYGNRHASLAEIQQAAEIANADEFIKVLPDGYQTIIGERGVKLSGGQRQRLAIARAILADPRILILDEATSNLDTESERLIQDSLTTLMQGRTCFVIAHRLSTITHANRIVVFESGRITETGTHDALMAAGGKYHEMVLLQTSPAEVS, encoded by the coding sequence ATGAGTACGAATCCGCTCTCCAGTCGCCAGCAATTTGAACAATACAAAGCCGAGTTTCATGAAAAGCACGGCCCGGAACCAGGCAAGAAATCGACAAAGCGGGAGCGTTCTTCCTGGGAACTGGTGCGCAGCTTTCTCGGCTTATTGAAAATTCATCGCCGGTCGATGATTCTGGCACTGTTGACATTAACCATCGCCACTCTACTGGCGTTAATCCCCCCGATTGCGACCAAATTTGTCGTCGATAACGTACTCGATAAAAAACCGCTGCCGGCCTCTTTACCTGAGTGGATTCCACATGAACCCTGGCCACTGCTGGTTTCCATTACCATCGCCGTGATCGTAATTTCGATGATTCGTGTAGCCCTGCAAATCTGGGGCCGCTGGCACGCGACCCGGGTTACAAAAATGATTCAAATGAAAGTCCGTAAGGCTGTCTTCGCCCAGGCCGTGCGCCTGCCTCTGCATCGAGTTCAGGAACTCAAATCCGGGGGAGCGACGAGTATCTTGCGTGAGGATGCCGGCAGTGTGGGCGAACTGGTGTTTGGCATGTTATACAATCCCTGCCGCGCGATTATTCAATTGCTGGGCAGCTTAATTATTCTGGCGTGGGTCGACTGGCGACTGCTGCTGGGGGCGATCTTCCTGGGACCAATGGTTTATCTGACTCATCGCACCTGGATCAGCCGTATTCGACCGCAGCACCGTCGCATTCGTGCACAGCGCGCCGCCGTTGATGCACAGGCAACCGAATCGTTCGGCGGCATGCGCGTGGTACGAGCATTCGGCAGACAGCGTTCTGAAACCAGCCGCGTCTTGCGCAGCAATCATCTGATGGGGCGTCAGGAGCTATATGCCTGGTGGTGGTCACGGCTCATTGAAATCGCCTGGGAAACGTTGATCCCCATCGCTTCTGCCTGTCTGCTTTTATATGGCGGTTGGCAAGTTCTGCAGGGAGAGCTGACGCTGGGTGAACTGGTGATGTTTCTGGCGTATCTGTTAATGTTGTTGGGCCCTTTGGCGGTTCTCGCACAAAGTGCCGCCCAGTTTCAAAACAGCCTGTCAGGCTTTGACCGTGTGCTGGATCTCTTGGATGAACCACGCGAGATGGAATCGTCGACCGCAAAAAACATCAGCAAATCGGAAATCACGGGGCGAATTACGTTCGAAAATGTCGGCTTCCAGTACCCGGGCTCTGAACAGTTTGCTTTAGAGGAAGTCTCACTGGATGTCGACCCTGGCGAAACCATTGCCCTCGTCGGCCCCAGCGGTGCGGGTAAAACCACGTTCTGCAATCTGGTCGCACGTTTTTATGATCCAACATCGGGCCGCGTTTTGCTGGATGGCCGCGATTTGCGCGAGCTGGATGTCGAAAGCTATCGCAATCACATCGGTGTGGTCGAACAGGATGTCTTTCTATTCGATGGCAGTGTGGCTGAGAATATTGGCTATGGAAATCGGCATGCGTCGCTCGCAGAAATTCAACAGGCGGCGGAAATTGCCAATGCCGATGAGTTTATCAAAGTTCTTCCAGACGGCTATCAAACAATCATTGGTGAGCGGGGTGTGAAATTGAGCGGTGGACAACGGCAACGGCTGGCCATTGCCCGGGCCATTCTGGCAGATCCACGCATATTAATTCTTGATGAAGCTACCAGTAATCTGGATACGGAAAGTGAACGACTGATTCAGGACAGCCTGACGACTTTAATGCAGGGGCGCACCTGTTTTGTGATCGCACACCGGTTAAGTACGATTACCCACGCTAACCGGATTGTCGTGTTCGAATCAGGTCGTATCACCGAGACGGGAACTCATGATGCGTTGATGGCAGCGGGGGGCAAATACCACGAAATGGTTCTGCTGCAAACCAGTCCTGCTGAAGTCAGCTAA
- a CDS encoding alpha/beta hydrolase family protein codes for MLKQLIAILTVFVLGLGITGLNAAELPDRNGTVSIQTQEWPFQPGPRSVKVYIYYPGNKLENVNAETGLMLNLHNWGGTNTSGAGNPAVLTKELNVIAISVDYLQSGSWKEQAKTGAPYDYGYLQSIDALRALSYVYHGLQEKQIPFNSKRIYSTGGSGGGNVTLMCNKFAPHTFTCVIDICGMPRLSDDIAFHLPGGSSLNARYSQDKNAKNYLTPGAQEIRYIGNPEHLKLMKDQGHATKIIVIHGTGDTTCPYADAKAMVQNMKAAQLDVEAKFVTPADIDNVVFTNTGHSLGDRTKMMIKYGGEYAIPGREKFRLRTTPTDFELKQDVIYPTSDGRYVISYADGVPTIRFESK; via the coding sequence ATGTTGAAACAATTGATTGCCATTCTGACGGTCTTTGTTCTGGGGCTGGGGATCACCGGTTTAAACGCTGCAGAGTTGCCTGATCGAAATGGAACCGTGTCAATTCAAACTCAGGAATGGCCGTTTCAGCCGGGACCTCGCTCGGTTAAAGTTTATATCTATTACCCGGGTAACAAACTGGAAAATGTGAACGCGGAGACGGGCTTGATGCTCAATCTGCATAACTGGGGTGGCACGAATACATCAGGTGCCGGGAACCCGGCGGTGCTCACGAAAGAACTGAATGTGATTGCCATCTCAGTCGACTATCTGCAAAGCGGTTCCTGGAAAGAACAGGCAAAGACGGGGGCGCCCTATGATTATGGTTATCTGCAGTCGATTGATGCGTTACGGGCGCTGTCGTATGTGTATCATGGGTTACAGGAGAAGCAGATTCCGTTCAATTCAAAACGCATCTATTCCACCGGCGGTTCGGGGGGCGGGAATGTTACGCTGATGTGCAATAAATTCGCACCGCATACCTTTACGTGTGTGATTGATATCTGCGGCATGCCGCGACTTTCAGATGATATCGCGTTTCATTTACCCGGTGGCAGTAGCCTGAATGCCCGTTATAGTCAGGACAAAAACGCAAAGAATTATCTCACCCCGGGCGCACAGGAGATTCGATATATCGGCAATCCTGAGCATTTAAAATTAATGAAAGACCAGGGGCACGCGACAAAGATCATCGTCATTCATGGTACGGGAGATACCACTTGTCCGTATGCCGATGCGAAAGCGATGGTTCAAAATATGAAAGCCGCACAACTGGATGTCGAAGCGAAATTTGTTACGCCCGCGGACATTGATAATGTCGTTTTTACAAACACCGGCCATTCACTCGGCGATCGCACGAAGATGATGATCAAATACGGCGGAGAATATGCGATTCCCGGACGTGAAAAATTTCGTCTGCGTACGACTCCCACCGATTTTGAATTGAAGCAGGACGTGATTTATCCGACTTCCGACGGACGCTATGTGATCTCGTATGCAGACGGCGTACCAACGATCCGTTTTGAATCCAAGTGA
- a CDS encoding DUF1559 domain-containing protein, whose amino-acid sequence MSRYFRRKAFTLIELLVVIAIIAILIALLLPAVQQAREAARRSQCKNNLKQLGIAFHNYHDTFGSLPNGSHPTPSYPGGGYHMGWAPKIFPYIDEATRLHAMEGFSKNPVTELGPWRLDTSPHNGANEIWGPIAVLACPSSALGNRSPDIVNSTLPWIVSQGALHYRACAGRVDDVTNPSDGNNWRWANTGLMYPLSNTKFRDITDGQTNTILLGESSSSNGWSAAMKKGWGGIQPWTWGIYWYTDTRRLTLDSKNIQFPINYRGDFGTNHTPFTSYHEGGAHFMMADGSVHFISENIDLGLFKGLGTRAKGEILGEW is encoded by the coding sequence ATGAGCAGATATTTTAGACGAAAAGCATTTACCCTGATCGAGCTGTTAGTTGTCATCGCCATCATCGCGATTCTGATTGCCCTGCTCTTACCGGCAGTCCAACAAGCCCGGGAAGCAGCCCGGCGTTCACAATGTAAGAATAATCTCAAGCAATTGGGAATTGCCTTCCACAACTATCACGACACCTTTGGCAGTTTGCCCAACGGCAGTCACCCCACCCCCAGTTATCCTGGCGGTGGTTATCACATGGGATGGGCACCGAAAATATTCCCTTATATCGATGAAGCAACGCGGCTGCATGCCATGGAGGGATTCTCTAAAAACCCGGTCACAGAGTTGGGCCCCTGGAGATTAGATACGTCACCACACAATGGCGCGAACGAAATCTGGGGACCGATCGCTGTGCTTGCCTGCCCTTCATCGGCGTTAGGTAATCGTTCTCCCGATATTGTCAACTCCACTCTTCCCTGGATCGTATCACAAGGTGCACTGCATTATCGCGCTTGTGCCGGACGCGTTGACGACGTTACAAATCCGTCAGACGGTAATAACTGGCGCTGGGCGAACACCGGATTGATGTACCCCCTTAGCAATACAAAATTCCGTGATATCACAGACGGCCAGACAAACACCATTCTTTTGGGGGAATCTTCCTCTTCGAATGGCTGGTCTGCAGCAATGAAAAAAGGCTGGGGAGGTATCCAGCCCTGGACATGGGGAATCTACTGGTACACTGATACGCGTCGGTTGACCCTCGATAGCAAAAATATTCAGTTTCCGATTAATTACCGTGGGGACTTTGGAACGAATCATACGCCCTTTACCAGCTATCACGAAGGGGGCGCCCATTTCATGATGGCCGATGGTTCGGTTCACTTCATCAGCGAAAATATTGATCTAGGGCTGTTCAAAGGGCTGGGAACCCGGGCCAAAGGAGAAATTCTTGGCGAGTGGTAA